In one window of Tumebacillus algifaecis DNA:
- a CDS encoding glycosyltransferase — translation MSKKMLLISYFAPPILNAESILVAKTLKFLSREYAVDMLTVGKESDFKEDQFLVEEMGPAVNVIRAANPKPSSRVLRKVYREAMARLTAIDNPIWMREAKRAMANLKGDYDVLYSRSQPGASHVLALEAKQRWGIPWVAQFSDPWGHNPYHPLHGKTKAVVEQYERQVIEQADHLIFPTLEMRDLYANVYKSAGVIERATVLPHHFDAELYRGNAPQRSDGTIVMSYIGDFYGLRSPAPLIKGLTILQKHRPDLVKRLELQVVGNVERSFHGLLEDAQQQLGLRVNRVGQVPFRRSLELMAESDLLLLVDAPSDVNLFLSSKLIDYLGAYRPILGITSTKGTAGRLLNEYGWQVHHPEDTAAIAEGLEAYLTGLPQLQEQARQMEIDRFRSESVVAELVRICQRIQRGQ, via the coding sequence ATGTCGAAGAAAATGCTTTTGATCTCCTACTTTGCGCCGCCGATTTTAAATGCGGAATCGATATTAGTAGCGAAAACGTTAAAGTTTCTGTCGCGGGAGTATGCGGTGGATATGCTTACGGTTGGCAAGGAGTCCGATTTTAAAGAGGATCAGTTTTTGGTGGAGGAGATGGGCCCTGCGGTCAACGTGATCCGCGCGGCCAATCCGAAGCCGTCGTCGAGGGTGTTGCGCAAAGTGTATCGCGAGGCGATGGCGAGGTTGACGGCGATCGACAATCCGATTTGGATGCGCGAGGCGAAGCGGGCGATGGCGAACTTGAAGGGCGATTATGATGTGCTGTACAGCCGTTCGCAGCCAGGTGCGAGCCATGTGCTGGCTTTGGAAGCGAAGCAGCGGTGGGGAATTCCTTGGGTGGCGCAATTTAGCGATCCGTGGGGGCACAATCCGTATCATCCCCTGCATGGGAAGACGAAAGCGGTCGTCGAACAGTATGAACGGCAAGTGATCGAGCAGGCCGATCACTTGATTTTTCCAACGCTTGAGATGCGCGATTTGTACGCGAATGTGTACAAAAGTGCAGGCGTGATCGAGCGCGCCACCGTACTGCCGCACCATTTTGATGCTGAATTGTACCGCGGGAATGCACCGCAGAGGAGCGATGGAACGATTGTGATGTCGTACATCGGCGACTTTTACGGGCTGCGTTCCCCAGCCCCGCTGATCAAAGGTCTGACCATTTTGCAGAAACATCGTCCCGATCTGGTAAAGCGCTTAGAACTTCAGGTCGTAGGCAATGTGGAACGTTCGTTTCACGGGTTGCTAGAGGACGCACAACAGCAGTTGGGATTGCGTGTGAATCGCGTGGGACAGGTACCGTTTCGAAGGAGTTTGGAGCTGATGGCTGAGAGTGATCTGTTGCTTTTGGTCGATGCGCCAAGCGATGTGAATTTGTTCTTGTCGTCAAAATTGATCGACTATCTGGGGGCGTATCGCCCGATTCTGGGGATCACGTCCACGAAAGGGACGGCGGGCCGTCTCCTCAACGAGTACGGCTGGCAGGTGCATCATCCGGAGGATACAGCGGCGATTGCAGAGGGGTTGGAAGCGTACTTAACCGGACTTCCACAGTTGCAGGAACAGGCACGACAGATGGAGATCGACCGCTTCCGCTCGGAAAGTGTGGTGGCCGAGTTGGTCAGGATCTGTCAGCGCATCCAGCGCGGGCAATAG
- a CDS encoding VUT family protein — translation MFLVGLYLAAIVAANLSVALFGPASTIINAFLFIGLDITTRDALHERWQGRKLWLNMGLLVLVGSILSYIMYREAAQVALASFVAFALSGIVDTVVYHLMRRYPRFVKVNGSNVASAAIDSVTFPTIAFGMFIPWVVAGQFLAKVLGGYVWSLLLIRKRERA, via the coding sequence ATGTTTTTGGTGGGCTTGTATTTGGCAGCCATCGTGGCGGCCAATCTCTCGGTGGCACTGTTCGGACCGGCATCGACGATCATCAACGCATTTTTGTTCATCGGTCTCGATATTACGACCCGGGACGCGTTGCATGAGCGCTGGCAGGGCAGGAAACTCTGGCTGAACATGGGACTGCTGGTGCTGGTCGGTTCGATCCTCTCTTACATTATGTACCGCGAGGCAGCACAGGTCGCACTTGCTTCGTTTGTGGCGTTCGCCTTATCGGGCATCGTCGATACGGTCGTCTATCATCTGATGCGTCGTTATCCGAGGTTTGTCAAAGTCAACGGCTCCAACGTCGCCTCGGCTGCGATCGACTCGGTCACGTTTCCGACCATCGCGTTTGGTATGTTCATCCCGTGGGTGGTGGCAGGACAATTTTTGGCTAAGGTGCTGGGCGGCTACGTCTGGTCGCTGTTGTTGATCCGAAAAAGAGAGAGGGCCTAG
- a CDS encoding beta-ketoacyl synthase N-terminal-like domain-containing protein, whose protein sequence is MSIKDMLDVVSIVGMAGRFSGADDVVQFWKNLCEGLEASTVQELTFDVEELIIAQLRRARGRIGALLVTFARII, encoded by the coding sequence TTGAGCATCAAAGATATGCTCGACGTGGTTTCCATCGTGGGGATGGCGGGGCGGTTTTCAGGCGCGGATGATGTAGTGCAGTTTTGGAAGAATCTGTGTGAGGGCCTTGAGGCAAGCACCGTGCAGGAGTTGACCTTTGACGTGGAAGAACTCATCATTGCGCAACTTAGAAGAGCTAGAGGACGAATCGGCGCGCTCCTTGTCACATTCGCCCGAATCATCTAA
- a CDS encoding GTPase, giving the protein MRNCLVIGRTNVGKTIFCINFAEYLGLQRMEVFFQLPDGTTRQRKLDMVSARQELSGTGLHKTRNLQSIQLELPRGKGVRHFKLTDSTGLADGIHPDLEMREAMAQTLQELRHADCILHLVDAKEVQRVGGLQALGALDLQIAELGQRKSGYLCLANKTDLPEGKSGFRLLQKELKGLHLLPISALYRQGFREVKEHVWRLV; this is encoded by the coding sequence ATGAGGAACTGTCTCGTGATTGGGAGAACCAACGTAGGTAAAACGATCTTCTGCATCAATTTTGCAGAATATTTAGGTCTCCAACGCATGGAAGTTTTTTTTCAACTTCCTGACGGCACCACTCGGCAGCGCAAACTGGACATGGTGAGCGCCAGACAAGAATTATCAGGTACTGGTTTGCACAAGACTCGCAACCTGCAATCGATCCAGTTGGAGTTGCCCAGAGGAAAAGGCGTGCGACACTTTAAGCTGACCGACTCGACCGGACTTGCTGACGGCATTCACCCCGACCTCGAAATGCGGGAGGCGATGGCGCAAACGCTACAGGAGTTGCGTCACGCCGACTGCATCCTGCATCTGGTCGATGCAAAGGAAGTGCAGCGCGTCGGTGGCTTGCAAGCGCTAGGTGCTTTGGATCTGCAGATCGCCGAACTTGGTCAGCGCAAGAGCGGGTATCTCTGTTTGGCGAACAAGACCGATCTGCCGGAAGGAAAGAGCGGTTTTCGGCTATTACAAAAGGAATTGAAGGGACTTCATCTGTTGCCGATCTCGGCACTTTACCGCCAAGGGTTTCGGGAGGTGAAAGAGCATGTTTGGCGTCTGGTCTAG